CCCTATTTAGAGAAGGGAAAAGGCACAAAAAGAAAACGTAAGTAAGATTTTCACTTTGTACAAGAAAAAGTGTTATCATCAAAACCAGTTGCATTTTCCTAAGACTACTATTTTTATGTGCAGGAAGGTTGATACAAATACAAGAATATCTGATAGATGGTGATTTCACAAATTTCTGTGAGATACAAGCATACACCACATACTTCTTGTattaaacagattttgaagCAGATATATCTTGCTGATGAACTTGTATTTGTGGATAAAAAATCCAAGAGAGGGAAGAAAGATTGCATGCGGCTGAAGCTCCCAAGTGCTTCACTCGATTGCTGAGAAAATGAAGGAAAGAAATGAGGCACTGATGCTTCGTTCCATCATTAGTCCAGAAGATAAGAGCCAAATTCCTCGGATCAGCTTTACCTAATTTTGTTATTACGCTTAATTGGACAAGATCTCGACACTTGCAGGAAACAATACATTTTACTTTACAACAAACGCATTACTATATTATTTTCCTTGTTCCCACTGTAACCAAAAGCCCATTGGATCCAAAGCAAGGGCAACTACATATGCTAAAACGATGACTAAATTGGGTTACTGTAATTGCACAGTCCAAAAAGTGGAAACCATGCTTCTCGCAGTTCAAACTTCAGAGTAGAATAGACGACGAATTTAGTCTTTAGGTAAATCAAAGAGGAAACGAACGGCTAGACAAGACCTTGTACTCCAAGAAAAACTCACGatcaacaaaaacaataacTTGTAATCGAAGAAAGATTCAAGATCAAATTAGTTCGATCAAAATTATTGTATAACGCAAAAGATTGTAATTGAAGCATCTGAAACAAATAATTAAAGAATAATTTACCAAATTCGGAGATTCATAACCCAAATCGTCGTAAAGAAGAAAGAGCATCGATAATCAGAATGGTTGGATGAATAGATACATACGTACATACTCCTAGATGGATGGATGGGGAGAGAAAAGGAAGGAACCTGGTATTAAGTGGACGCCGTTGTTGAGGAGATGGGTGGACCAGGGTGAGGTGGTTCGAAGGTCCAACACCCGAACCTGGTGTGCACCCCTTCTTAACAGCTCAAGGCATAGAGCAGACCCAACACAACCCAACCCTCCACTCACCACGAACGTCTTTCTCTCTATCCCCTCGTTCTCGCTCAAATGCatcttctccctctccctctctctctctccctcttgaaATTAGTACTCTTATCAGTTCAGTTCAGTTCAATACGTACTAATGCTATTCCTTTCTTGTTTCCTCCGATACAGAGAACTCGTGGAAGGTGAAggggtgctctctctctctctctctgttctctgtttttcttttggatgTGCAGGAAGGTGTTCCCTGTAGCCTCAATGTCAACCCCTTTCCCTTTCCTAAAGAACCGGTGCTAGCCGTGCTTAGGGCACTACGCGTTCCGGTTTGAAGGGGAcgacagttgtgtgatttaggtaaAAATTATGGGCACTTAACCGAAAAGTGGAAGGATGCACTAcaacctttggatcaaatgaatctaagccgttccaacaacttgtctcCGTACCTTTTATAATAGAGACTAGTGTtaacccgtgcctacggcactacgcattccGGTTGGAAGATGATGACAGTTGTGTAATTTAGGTGAAAAtcatgggcacttaaccgggaagtgggaagatgcactacagcctttagATCAAATAAATCTAaaccgttccaacaacttgtccccataCCCTTCTGTTTCATAATAGAGATGAAAATTCCGTTAGGTATTATTTTTCACCCTCCCGAAAGTTATTAAAGGAATATCACGTCCTTTTTCAAGAAGTATTATATAGGAGTAATATATACGACTGATTTAGATTTGGAGAAAGCAAACGCATGTTAATTACAGTAGTATCCTCACATCACAAATAGTAGATGGATAATGTGCTGGTGGGCTCCTCCCAAATTTTGATATTAATAGGAGTATTTAGTGTATTACGTGTTCAATTAAAATCCTATGTATGAGAAATAATTAGTAAACTTATCTATAGTTTGGTAGAATTTGGAGATGGTACTGTGCAGTAGTATGCGCAGCAACGTGCTGCGCACTTTTGAGCAGTTAGATCGTGTATTTGACTGCTCGGATCTCATTTTGGCAATGAACAAATCTCGATTGttagttgccgagatgagatttgaGCCGTTGGATGTACAATCCGACGACTTGGAAGTTCGCAGCACGATATTTGTCcacctcactgcacaacactaacccaaaatccaatttgGTACTACAAATTTGAATTGATTTCCGATTCATTTTCttctacttaatttttaaaatcttaatatttttttcataacgTAATCGAAATGTGTATGCCCCATATCCAATGGAGTAGAAAATCAATTTTATGATTGAGAAGAATGGGAGCAAACATAACCTCACTTTCAGTGTTTCGTGATAGTTCTTAAGTTGATATATGGAGTTTGAACATTCGTTGTTTATTGAAGTTGTTCGTCGGTTTTAACTAGGGAGTTGTAGCTTTTTTTTGTGATTAAATTCTCTCgtcattatacaaaaataaaaaatcatgatCAAAATCTTAATTAAGTTCactaagaaaataataattcaaaataaacaaactttttgaactattttgtctttattcaaaaatattataggttgattcataattttttatttttttaaatttctctcgtcgggtcgaatgaataattcaaaaattgacttaaaaaaaagtaaacctgaatttttctgaataaaaataaaaaaataattcaacttAATTTATTAAGCCAAAATGGATTTTTCCTTTGCGAAAATTAAAATGTTACTACTATCTACCGGACTTTGAGTTGGTGCTGTGCACCGTACTGAGCACCTTTGGGCCGTTGGATCGCgtatccgacggctcggatctcatctcggcaatcaacgaTTGAGAACCGTACACTGTCAAGATGAGATTCGAGCCATCAAATGCACAATCCAACGGCTCGAAGGTGCGCAGCATACCACTACACAGGATCATCCCCCAATTGCTTTCTACCTATGGTCGAAAATAGAAATACCTACCCAAGGGTTAAAGTGGGATCAACCGAAATAGTTTTCCTATGATGAGTAACTTTAGGCATTatcatttcattttcctttgcttttatGGAAATTCTAATCACAAAGAAGATTTAAAACCTCTTTGGTTGGCTTCGGTTTAGTGGACGTCCGGACGCAATGGGGTAATCGGGTCGTCCGGACAAAACATTTTCTCCCCTTTTAATATGTGATGCATAGAAACCTAACACCTCCATCTAAATTCGTTAGAGTAGATTAAATGCATGAGGATGATGCGTGTCTAATTCTTATGCTCGTGCTTGTACGTGGGAACATTGCGTTTTAACACCTACCAAATTCATAGGTATCAGGAGAACTTTACGACTTTTTCATCCACCAAAATTGCCCATGTGGGATTTAGaagaatatgagagagagagagagagagagagagagagagtgagagagagaatttgaatGAGCTTGAGAAACTAAAAGGGAAAACCTTGgaggaagaagacgaagaagggATTGAGAGGAACCCTTTGCTAGAATCTGTACTTGGTCTACCCATTAGGTAAATTCGTGCATATCTACACTTATTATAGCTCCCTCTCCCTGTTTAATTTCTGGGATTCATACATCTGTAACTTTAGAATACCATAATAGACATGGACTCAGAGATGGGTTGGGTTCTTGAAGCTGCATGGACCCTAGCTTATAAATCGTAGGATTAATTCATGGCACTTGAAGTCTTAGACATATCTTTTCTCATATTAGATCCCTTTGTTATGTGATTTGGAAGCTTTAGAACTGAGTTTAGGGTATGTTCAACGGGGTTCCTAGAACAGTATACTGTCCTGTTTCACTTTCCAACTTTTTATGCTGATTTATTTTGAGCCTTCTATTAGGACTTCCTAACAATGCTACAGAAATATTGGGGCAGACGTATATATTTCCTACAAAAAAGGCCTTTTCCAAAAGCTAACAGTGAATACTCTATAGTGcatacttcttcttcttcttttttcccataTGCCTAGGCCAGCTTGCGGGCACATCCGACTAGTATCGGGTTGAGGCCTTGAAGTTAATGATCAGGCAAATCCTTTGCCTccagtggccccaaggtttggaatatTGTGGCTTTCGTGGGAATCGAACATGAGATTATCTCATGGACAAGCACTTATTAGCGTTCTCATGCtcacttggccaaacccttGGGGTTATCTTCAACGGTTTGTGATCAGTTAGTTTGTATAATTGAACATTTGAACTATTTTGGTTTTAATCTTTTTCTCTATTGTGGATATGTTTGCATGTAGACACCCATTTGGCCAGGAGTGGAGGGGACTGGTCCTTTATTGTCTAGTTCTCTTTCCTTATTTATCATGAACCAATTCTGTTCATTTCATTTTATGTTCATAAATATTACAAGTTCTTCTCGTGTGACATTAAGAATTGATTGACACAGTATGTGATTGTCATTGCCCTTGATGATCTTACCTTGGAAGGTTTACAAAACACAGCTAGGCAGATATAATTTCAAGTTGCACTCTCGGAATCCCCACCCTCATAACACTAGACAAGAGATTTGGTGAAGAAGGTGAAAAGGATTATATAAGGATTTGTTGGAGACTATGGAAAGAAACGATTCACTTTTCAATGAAAACTCATCGGCGAAGGTTCAAGAGGCATTAGATAAAGGGCAGCACGTTGATCCTTCTGAAATGTCGCTGGTCCCAAGTGCAAGCGGTTTGGATAGGCCCTTCATGATGCCCCTATTGCCAGTTCCAAATTCGGAGACTTTTAACTCAAAGGCATCTATTGTCTTATCCGGAACAGCTAGAAGAGGGGTAGCCGGACCAGCTGTTGGAGCAGTGGACATTGGTGTCAGCAAATACGCCTACTTCTTTCGAGTTGCTCTGCCTGGGGTCAGAAAGGATCCTGGTTTGTTTGTCTCATTTCCTTAAATTTTTTGCTTCATTTAAGCATTAATGTGAGATATTATTGGGTGTAGTGTTATTGAATTATTCCTGCTTACCACCAGATTTCTCCCTTCAGTTACTGGAGATTAAATTGTGAAATTCTCCTTACTGCCTAGTTCTAAAAGTTTGAAAAACTTAGAAGTAAAACTGCTTATGAGGCAAGCACTGAGCAGGATGTCTTCTACACTTTGGAATTA
The sequence above is drawn from the Rhododendron vialii isolate Sample 1 chromosome 6a, ASM3025357v1 genome and encodes:
- the LOC131330793 gene encoding increased DNA methylation 3-like — translated: MERNDSLFNENSSAKVQEALDKGQHVDPSEMSLVPSASGLDRPFMMPLLPVPNSETFNSKASIVLSGTARRGVAGPAVGAVDIGVSKYAYFFRVALPGVRKDPGLFSCEIEREGKVHVRGVTSTGGKTVSRHSRIYEMQFQQQCPPGPFTISFSLPGSVDPRLFSPNFRSDGILEGVIMKYE